Part of the Sphaerodactylus townsendi isolate TG3544 linkage group LG10, MPM_Stown_v2.3, whole genome shotgun sequence genome is shown below.
TCTAGAATGCCAAAATCTCATCCATTTGTGGAATAACATTTGCATCTGTCCCTGGGCCAACCTGTCCTGGGTTGTTTTTCTTAAATGAAGTCTATTGGTGTGATTAAACATATCGTTTTAATGCAGGATGGCCAAGCTTTTCCTACAAAACAACAAACAGGAAACAGGTCTCATTTCTATAGCCCTAGTAACCATAGTTTAAATGGGTGGAAGGTGTTGGATCCAATCAACATTCTCCATAAAGCATTAGGTATTTGGAACACAACTGAATCAAACAAATTGGTTTCTGTTTATGTATGAAAATGtatgctgaaatgttttgatgtttgccatCTTGGGCCTCTACATGGGTATAAAATGGCAAAGAAATGCCTtccataaattaaattaaatatggaAGGCTGCTGTATCAAGTCACATGTGATCCAAACTTATGAATGACAAGAGTGTTGTCCATGGAATATGCAGGGGAGGGGATGCTTACATACCTAAGGTAGAAAGAAATTCAGAGATCATCATTTCATCCTGCCACCACAAAACAATATGTTCCACACATGATCCCACTAAGGTTTCCAAcacacctggagaaaaaaagttaTGTCCATTGAATTGAGGCTTAATATGTAGACATacgcagctgaagcttttcatggcacggtaaataacatcccagtaACCTAACCGTTAAAGGAGCATAGAGCTGCCAGACCCCACGTGGGGTGGGGTATCCTCAACCACTGCCAATCAAGAGGCCAGCGGGGAGATTTACCAGCAGCTGGGGCAGGTCTAGGCCAGCATCGCAACAACATCGTTAGCGACATGACAATATCACTTCCGGCATGCACTAGAAGCGATGTGATTGCATTGCTGATGACACAGGATTCTCCTTtacttgggcaaaaactctatggtaaaaaggcatctaccatagagtttttgtccaaataccagagcattccACATCACCTGTGACACAAAGACCCCAATTCCAGTCtgcactggaaatgatgtcactggACTGCCAGCAATGTCACTGCAATGCCAGCTTATACTTCCCCTGCTGCCAAAAAGGCACCTGACAACCCCAAttagggacaggacatttttctcctccaagcagttggcaaccataatcaCCCTATCTAGATTCCCCAAAGAAGGCACGAATTAATGGAGAATACCAACCCAAATAACTCAAGGGAACCAAACATgatatgggagaagaggggaaagttcCTGAATTAGAGTCAATTAATCtagtgttatggctcagcctggtctggctgggcACCCCTGAGAAGAAGACTCggatggagaggaagggacagtttTGATTCCAGAgtcccaggcactgcctgtaaacgcacagcctgagcagtcagtaattcctgcaggaccaggtccagaagctcaggcagagcattcagactgggatccacagccaggtctgagctctgagattccccagccagggtctagctctgggACTCTTCAGCCTCTTGGTACTAAGCTAGAGGGGACCCTGTCACTcacctgtctccagagccccaggagcaaagCAGGAAGAGACTGcatgctagtttacagcaaaggagacgcagcagcaggtCAGCAGCTATGGAGCGAGCTGAATTGAATGCAAAGTCTttacaggagccagactagagtaacccagctgcaagaggttattgcacgaGTGAATGGGAGGCTGAGCTGGCTACAGAAGTTGCAGGTGAgttagcttgtggcagcaatgttgCCGTTCAGTTTGCAGGTGGCTGTTTCTGTTTCTAGCTTTTCTTGGTTCCAGGCTCTGTGTTCTCATTAAATGACTGAACCTACTAAGAACTGTGTCAGGACTATCTTTGGCTCCTGAGGGCCTGTCTGTGACACCTAGACTGAGTAGCAGCGCTGGCCTTAGGCTTCTCCAGTTTTTAATTAAAGAATCAGATGTGTTCTCTCTTCTGGAATCTGTTGCTCAAAATGGCTTTTAGGGACACTTCATAGAGAGACTGGTCCAATTGAGTAAAGTGTATTTTCTGCCCACTTTCACTAAGCAACTGGCCATAAATATATTTCTATACCTACTTCTATACCTACATACTTACGAGAaataaaaatctttatttttagtTCTCTCCTTTGGCTGAAGCCAGCCTCGCAAAGCACCCGTCTTCAATCTGCTCCTGCCATCTGCTGGACACATACCTCCCTACAGTTGCTATCTCTAGTAATAACTGCTGGTTGCATTTCCAGGCAGCCACAGCATTTTTCATGAATATGCTGGGGTGCTGGGAAGGGGagaacccaatatatatatatttttaaaaaaactttttaaaaaatggaacaattcAGGAAAAGTAAGTTTATTCAAGTTTTCATAGTTTGAATCATTACTTTTGATTGCTTATTTTTCATGCCCAAATAACAAAGCAGTCTTTGTCCCTTTCATTGGGGTGGTTATTTTCCCTAGCCTGCATTTTGATGCTTACGCTCTACAATTGAAAGCACATTAATAACTCAGGACATACAATCTGGTAGACTCTCCACAACTTTGCTGCTTCTTTATTGATATAGAATTTCCTTTTCTCGTTGAAAAGGAGGACAGAGCAATTTAGAATAGTTTCTTTCACATCTCACCAAAACACAGCAGACAAGAAGATGGCAGGAGGATAAGAGCTCCAGAATtcatgggaagagaaagggaggagaggaagagtctCAAATAAAGTAATGCTAACCAGCATGCCTGGATTTTGTTGCTATGACCATGACAACAACACCCTCAACCCACAAGCACATACTCTGGAGTGTCCCTAGGATGAAAGCTGTAGGTGGAAATAACTAAATTTTTAAGAATGGTGACAAGGAACAAGAAGTTTGGAGTCTACAAGCTGGAAGAGAACATACTTCATCCAGCCAAAAATAAGCCCTTTTAAGCCTCATTGAGTGCAATAATAAAGAATTAAGAACATCCTTAATACTTTCTCATTGAAACACCTGAAATGTACCTGCAATCCTATCCAAACTTACTGGGGGATAAGCTCCATTGATTTTCAGTTGGCACATTTGCCTAGACTAGGCTATATTTTTTCTGGATTGACAGTAAGGGAGGGCAAGAGTATATCTTCATCACTACCTTTCCATATGCAACTTTTTAGACCCCATTTCTCAGGAGACCTGGAATTTACGGAGgggacaaaaaagagagagaatcttCCTTTTTCCGTTTCTCCCCCACCTTTTCAGAGTAGACAGCAGCTGGTAAAAAAAAGTGCTTGTTCACAAACTTTCCCACACATGTTCCAAATGTGTACATGTATTAGTtgaagcagcaaaataaaacaggagtccaacGGCCCTTtagagattaaaataatttattccagcataagcttttataAATCAGAGTTTGCTGtagatgaagtgagctctgattcacgaaagcttatgctggaataagttCTGTCTGTCTTCAAGGTGCCTCCATGCCTGCTTTATATTCCTGGATGTACAAATATATCCAGTCTTGGCACAACATTTGACAGAATCTTCCAGAAGGTTTGTCTGTTAAGCTCCAGAaggtccccccaccaccacccagaaCCTTCCGCTCTGCTTCTCAACCACCGGCAGCAACAGTTTGCGGCCGGCCGCTGCTCTCCTTTTGTTTCTCCTTTTGTTGGACAGAGCTTGAGAGCTTGGCAGCCAATCCAGTCCTCCTAGCAACGGTGTCAGGTTTACCTTAGCAACACTCCTGCAGCTGGCGAAAGCCATTGCTGCAGAGACGGCAAAAGCAAAGAGATTCCTCCACAAGCCAATTCAACACCATGTCAGAGCCACCTGGCGAACAGcctggagagggagagaaacctGAGCCACAGCGCCCAGAGATCCCCCAGCAATCCAGCCTTTCCTCCACCAGATCCATACAAAGCCTTCCAGGACAGCCTGGCCATGGACTTCGTAGGCAGACCAGCAGCATGGAACGAGGCCTGCAGCCGCCTCCCGACCAGAGTGAACAGACAGAACACATTCCCTACTATGATCAACAGCCAGGTCCACCTGAACAACTGACTGGCAACATGTACCAGCCCCAGGAACCAAGTGCTTACGAGCAGGAAGAACAAAGAGGGGCTATTTATCAACCTCAACAAGCAAGAGGTAGCCTTTTCCAAGGCAGGGGCAGTATACCTCAATCCCAGGACCACGATTCTGCGGGCGGCACATCACAGCCGCAGGGCCAAAGTCAGTTCCCACAGGTGCCTTTAGTCAGAAGCAGTCCGAAGCAGTATGACCCAGGACATGGTCCTTACCAACCTCATGAGCCTGGATTTGGCCTCTAtcaacttggagctggcattTATGAAGATCAGGTACCAGATCCGACAGCCAGAGAATTGGCAATTAAGAATGCGAAGGCTTATCTCCTGAAAACAAGCATCAAATCTGGTGTGAGCTTGTAAGTATGGGTGAAGGCATATTGAATAAATGAGACAGAGcggaaagggaagaaaggactAGTATAACCTGAAAGGTTTTTTCTAAAACTAAATAAGCAATATAGAGTTTGACTCCCCTGCTCCCTACTATGTGGTTCAAGGCAGCATATGGAGGGTTCACAGGCGAACTCCCAATAACTAGACTCAAACCTGCTTGAGCAAGGGTGTTATTTAGATCCTCTGCTAGAGTACTTTTGGGTAGCATTACTGAGTGAGCAGTCAAAACAAGCCTGAACCATAAAATGCCACCTTGCAACAGTGACTGCCAGGAGTGTGGTAGTGCCTGAAGAGAAAGGGGTTTCAGGGGATGTGACATCCTCTATGATGTTCAGGGAATTTTCGcagtctctatggtaaaagccATTGTAGTGATTCCTACAGCATCTTCTGAAATTGTTGTCACATTCTTCAACCTTATAAGTGCATTGTGATGATCCAGGACTATCATCTTTACCCTAAGTTTTTACTGTATTGTTACACTACGGTCTTTGCCATAGAGATTgagaaaattcctagagttttgccaactagccccccccccccccatttttatgcTGCTCCTCAAACTATCAAAAGCAGTGGATTGGAATTGAGGGCAGGGGAGTGTCCATCACAGATGGGCAAATGACCAGCCTATCATTCTGTAGACTGTCCAAAATACAAGAACAGCCCAGGGATCCTCAACATTTTTCAGCCTgcaagcacatttggaattctgacacagtatagTGCatgtagcaacaaaatggctgccgcaggaggtggagccagccataaaatgactgccacagcttaatttcagtaacacaaGGTAGCCCCTTGTGTTCAGtgacacagtgtagatccttgtgttgtagtagcagttgctgccaaagcaacatttgaaaaaatCTACAcacccaatcaaatctccagtaatccAATTCTaactcttctttatttttaattttctgtttctttggaatTATTTCTTGCGATATCAATGGTCCTCTTAACATCACTTTGTGCGCGTCCCATCCTTCGTATGTGGGAAATTAATCTCCCAGTAATTATGTAAAGTTTGTGTAATTTCCTTTTTAACCTTCTTGTCTCTTAATATCGAATCtttaattttccaaaaaaaaacgtGTTTGTCTTATTGGTCAGAGTCCAGACTACTGGGTTATGGTCAGAAAGTAGTCTAGCTTTGATATCTATTGATTTTGTACAATTATAAATGATACCAGAGGCCCACCCCATATCCAGTCTCAAATGACAACAGAGCCTCCCTGAGAAAAAGGTATAATCTCTGCCATTCCCTTCTTTTTCCCTCCAGACGTCTTGCAGTTCTAAAAGCTCTGTTAGATTAAAGAAGGATCTTGACAGTTTTccattatttgtcttatttttctttttggatgCTGGTTTATATTTGTTAATATTCTTTTATCTAATTTATTGTCAACAATACCGTTGTTGGTGGGCATTGGGGACCCCGATAGTCTATACTAAGTGGGATTGTGGATTGTGCAAACAATCATTCAGCAGATAATAACCAGTCgcctgtggggggaggaaaattatgcaaaaatcaaaaaaatgataaaaatacaaaAGTCTTCTAAAATGAAGGATAACACTTTTCTGGTGTTCATGACTTGAAAGGAAAAGGCAGCATCTACTCTTAGGTATTCTAGCAGACAAGCACTTGAACAGGTTTTATAATAACTGGaaaatgcaactttaaaaaatgacaaagtCATAGTAAAAATGTGTATTACTTGCCACTGAAGTCACAGGAATTATGCAATATGTACTTATGATGCTATCTCAACCACATTTCACTTAGCATTAGAAAACTGGAAGCAGAACTAGTTATGATATAGAGTCTTTTGCCAACAGTGTACCCAAAAGTTTGAGTTGCCAATAAAAGGAGACAGGTGAGAGGTAAGGTAAAAAGGTAGGAGGTTATTTCCAGCTTAAAGCACTGGACCAAACAGTCCAGAAGGCAAGAAGCGCATTGTTGTTCCAAAGTTACTTCTTTTATACAGTTACATCTTCGTTTGAATAATCAATATCAGTGACATCATTTAAGCACCTGTCCTGATCATGCCAAGACACGTGAAACGCCACTTCATACTTGCCCATGCAACCCATGTACAGTTAAGGGTGGACACGTAACATTATAATGTATTATAATGAGGCTTCCTAGGTGAACCAGGGGTCTCCCTGTTCCTGGCACAGATTTATTGTTGCCGTCAGTCCcaggaaattgtttttttttaagagccagcgtggtgtaggggttaagagcaggtggattctaatctggagaaccaggtttgattcccctctctgccacttgagctgtggaggcttctctagtgaactagtttagcttgtgcactccaacacatgccagctgggtgaccttgaggtagtcacagttcttctgagctctctcagccccacccacctcacagggtgtttgttgtgagaggggaagggaaaggagtttgtaagcctttttgagtctccttacaggagagaaaggggggatattcccctctctgccacttgagctgtggaggcttctctagtgaactagtttagcttgtgcactccaacacatgccagctgggtgaccttgaggtagtcacagttcttctgagctctctcagccccacccacctcacagggtgtttgttgtgagaggggaagggaaaggagtttgtaagcctttttgagtctccttacaggagagaaaggggggatataaatccaactcttctaaaCAATAAACTGTTTTCACTATGCCTAAGTTCAGTATCAGCCCATTTTGACTGCCTAAACAGTGGGTCTGGAGGAGCTAACAGGTTTGAAGTTCTGCTGAGCATCCTTGAAAAGTTGCTATAATTCACACACCTGTCCCCCTCTCTCCTGCTCACTCAGCAACATTGTACACAGCAAACCATTTGGCTAGCAAAGGTATAGCAGAAGGCACCCATCTCAAAGGAATCCAGATGTTCAGCTTGAAAGGGCCTTGTGTTCTTTGTTGGAGTCCTGCTAAGACTTTTGTAGACAGTTTGGTGCTTTGCAAACTTTGATTTTATATTTCATAGAGCTCCCTGCCTTGCTTACAATACCAGTACATTGTTGATAATTTCTTCTAAATAGATGTCCTTCATCAGTATTGCAAACTTCCTCTAGCTATCTTTGCAAGCTTGCAGCTAGTGAAAGAGAACTAATACAAAGAGAACTAATATTTGCTAAGGGTAAGCGAGCACTTATTCTGACAGAAAAACTACTACCTTGTATTCAAAAGAAGTCAGAAAATAAAATTGAGCTGAATTAAAAATTGCTATATCAGTTGTGCCAGGAAACAGTATTTTCCGCTACATTTTAAGAACAGGGAAAATATGATTTCTCTACAACAGTTCTAAAAAATTGCTAAGAATATGATTGTTTATGAAAAACCATTTCTGTATAGAAGTTATTGTAGTGAGCCACTAATATGTCTACTTAAGTGGGGCATTTATTTTCAAACTGCTAGGTATGACCACTTCGCTGAAATGTTGGCCAAAATCCTGGAGGAGCGACCTGAAAACCCAGCAGACATCATTGAGAATATCAGCAAAGATATAAAGTGTGCTCGTTTCCAGAAAAAACTGGACACCCTCCGAGATGACCATGAGAAATTGCCAACATACGAGCTGGCTGAAATGTATAAAGCCCTTTTCCAGAAGGCTGGTGGAGATGGAGCAGAACAAGAAGTTGAAGAAGAAACAGTAAGTCAAtagtttgtggtgggttttccgggctgggtggccgtggtctggtggatcttgttcctaacgtttcgcctgcatctgtggctggcatcttcagaggtgtatcacagagaaaagtctgtttcacactgtgctagtgagaagggaaagtttagtggggtatattgtccatgtcccagagtggggaaccaatcagtaagtggagtgctgtgtggtttccgggctgtatggccgtgttctagcagcattctctcctgacgtttcaccttcatctgtggctggcatcttcagaggatcttcgacAATACCATCAGTAAacgtttggatggaacttgctatgcaaagatgtggttgagtgcattgtattgcgggtggggttatctgtccattttttaagtactgggagtcAATAGATTTCGGTTTCCGCAAACCTGAAGTTTCCCTAGAAAAATCCCCTGTCTGTTCCTGGCTCCATTGTGTGTATATTTTATCTACATTCTGGATCCAGGTTCTGCATTATATATTAGATTTACAAATATAGAAGCCAGGCAAAATTAACTATCTCAAATTGCTTCCAAAAAAAATCCTCAGGCTCAAACTTCAGTTAAGGTCAAGACAGGTGAGTTGCTGTAAGATCTTTGGCTCTTCCAGCATCCTTTTAAGCACAATTTCCGCCACATGAGTGCTAGATTGAAACAgggtgttgggggaagggagagaagggattAACCTCTCCATCCCTGTACAGTTGTGCCTCCCAATTATATATAGCCTGTTAAAGAAAAATGACAGGCAAATAGGACTAATAACAGTGAGCGTGGGGATTTTGTTTAGCAAAACCACGTGAGAGCGTACAGtgcacacttgatttttctttatgcaTACCCTGAGCAATTCTAATGCCATATTTGttgcatgtagaagaagaagaagaagagaagagtttggatttatatcctcctttctctcctgtaggagactcaaaggggcttacaatctccttgcccttccccgctcacaacaaacaccctgtgaggtgggtggggctgagagagctcagaagaactgtgactagtccatgggtctacaacctgcagctccagagccgcatgcagctctttcagccttatactgcggctccacgtggcctggaggtcagagggtagcgtgggcgtgtccttccagccctccagagcagcactggaaggaaaggtgagtgggggggccgaaccggaggcgactccatgtggagccgcctctccggctcggtagatcttcggggccgtgaaaaatgggtccaaatggctctttgggtggtaaaggttgccgacccctggactagcccaaggtcacccagctggcgtgtatgggagcgcacaggctaatctgaattagtggggaatcaaacctggttcctccacattagaatgcacctgctcttaaccactacaccactgctgctcactacagATGAACTTGTGATTGAATGTGCTTTAGTGCTTTCTTACAAATATACGTACATGTATGTAGAATTTCGCTACAACATGTGGACACAGTTTCTGTTGTGCAACTTCCAAAATCCGTGCAAGAGACAACCACTTTTATTATTGGGGTGTGATTATCTAATTCTATCATTTTTCCCCATCTAGCTAGAAACACCTCTGCCTAATGTGATGGAGACAGCCTACTATTTTGAACAAGCTGGAGTTGGTTTGAGCTTGGAAGAATACTACCACATATTCCTTGCCCTCAAACTGCTGGTCGTCACACACTCAGTTCAGACATGTCGTTTCTGGGGCAAAATCCTAGGAATAGAAGCAAACTATATTGTCGCTGAAGTCGAGTTccgtgagggagaggaggaagaagaggcagaggaggaagaagtagTTGAAGAAGGTTTGAAAGAAGGAAGTGAGAgagaggaagatgaggaagatgaggaagaaaaAGATGAGCCTCCCAAACCCAACTATAAGCCTCCACCAACAATACCAAAAGAAGAGAGTCGGACCGGGACCAATAAATTCTTTTACTTTGTCTGCAATGAACCAGGCAAACCCTGGGTGAAATTACCTCACGTGACACCTGTGCAGATTGTGAATGCCAGAAAAATCAAAAAGTTCCTCACTGGAAGACTGGATGCTCCCATTGTGAGTTACCCGCCCTTCCCAGGCAACGAGGCCAATTACCTGCGTGCCCAGATTGCCCGCATTTCAGCTGCCACCCAGATCAGCCCCTTGGGGTTTTATcagtttggagaagaagaaggagatgaggaggaggagggaggagccgGAAGAGACTCGTATGAAGAAAATCCagactttgaacccattactgtgGGAGAGTTGGTGGAATCTCTCTCCAACTGGGTGCATCATGTACAGAATATTCTAATGCAGGTAGGCTCACTGAAGTCTGTGCTGAtctcatagaacagtgatggcgaacctatggcacgggtgccagaggtggcactcggagccctctctgtgggcacacactcacagagttcatcatgtggggggcgaaaaatcacttcccccccccccacacacacatctaggttggcctgggcctctgagcacgatgtgcgcacaccacagtgaggacttggctggtgggtcTGATGCCTGTTCTCCGGGTGACTgctgcccgggggcggggggggcgcagaggaggcagagatgctagagaggcacagagcagtgcacgcaggacttgctagagactagagcaggctggcccctgctcaagcgggtgcggtgtaggaagagggagccaaccagttttttctaaactaaaacctcagcattcagattaaattgccgggtgGCAcattgcgatgaataagtgggttttggtttgcaatttgggcactcagtctcaaaaaggttcgccatcactgtcatagaagtACCAAAAGCTCCTCAGAACAAGAACAATATTCTCCTTTGCTTCAGTTGTAAATTATAAAATGTTTCACTATTCCATAGGAATGCTCTCCCATGAAACTTCCTTCATGCTGTAGTTGAAAGGAGAAGGCAACTTGGGTTGGGTTCATGTTCCTGTTAACCCATAGTTGTGTATTTCTCATCCATGGATAACCAGAATTAATTTCTAAGCAGGACTCACTGAACAAGAAGGGAAGGGGGATTGGGGAAGATTCACACAAGAGTCCAGCAGCCAGCCAAAGCTGGTGCACATCCAGTCTTATTGTACAAGCAAAGAGGCAGAGGAGCGAAGCCACATTGGAAACAGCATGACCCCTGGGCTGATGTCATTGCTATCAGTACCATACAAAGTGGCATGGATGACAGAGatgccttccgcacatgcagaataatgcactttcaatccacgttcaatgcactttgcagctggattttactgtgtgaaatagcaaaattcacttatgaacaattgtgaaagtggattgaaagtgcactattctgcatgtggcGAAGGGGCCTTTGTGACACCCAGATCTGGAACCTGGAAATTTGCCCCTTACACTGTCGCTGCAGCCTGCACCAGTGTGGAGGGGCCCTTCGGTAGAGCCAGCTTTAGTCACCTCCCAGTGGAGTTTGGGTGACATAAGTCATTCCAGATGATGGGCTTCCCTGGGAGAGGATCATATCCTTCTCCCGCAGTGCCCACATctccaattgcctctttggaggcagtgctgtAATGCCATCCAGTCACTATtctactccttcccttccctgcccctcccctcccctggtttggattgggctgtctatGGTGCTTAAGTGATTTATGAGTGCAGCTTTATTGGTCTCGTCATGCTGAGGGACTGAAGCAGGAAACAGTTTTAAAATACCCGGCAGTTCATTCAGAGTATCTTGAGAACTCCGCCACATATCAGCTATTCCCTTGCtttgtccccccctcccttcctttccatggGGTCCCATTGAGCATGGTTCATATTAGCTGAGGACTACTGGTGTACCTTGGTATTTGGTTCCCATCAATTGTTTTGGATGTAGGGACGCTGTACATGGGTCAATCCCCTTCagaaggcagaggaagaggaggaggaggatgaagaagaggagaaagaagatgtAGAGGAGACCCAACAAGAAATAGGACCTCCACTTCTCACTCCactctctgaagatgcaggtAGAGGGCATACACCGCACGGGCCCTTATTCTTTATGGGCATCACTAACACGAAGTGTTTGGCCATTGAGAAAGCAGGCATTGGTATTGAGAGTTGGTAGTTCACT
Proteins encoded:
- the LOC125440417 gene encoding radial spoke head protein 6 homolog A-like: MSEPPGEQPGEGEKPEPQRPEIPQQSSLSSTRSIQSLPGQPGHGLRRQTSSMERGLQPPPDQSEQTEHIPYYDQQPGPPEQLTGNMYQPQEPSAYEQEEQRGAIYQPQQARGSLFQGRGSIPQSQDHDSAGGTSQPQGQSQFPQVPLVRSSPKQYDPGHGPYQPHEPGFGLYQLGAGIYEDQVPDPTARELAIKNAKAYLLKTSIKSGVSLYDHFAEMLAKILEERPENPADIIENISKDIKCARFQKKLDTLRDDHEKLPTYELAEMYKALFQKAGGDGAEQEVEEETLETPLPNVMETAYYFEQAGVGLSLEEYYHIFLALKLLVVTHSVQTCRFWGKILGIEANYIVAEVEFREGEEEEEAEEEEVVEEGLKEGSEREEDEEDEEEKDEPPKPNYKPPPTIPKEESRTGTNKFFYFVCNEPGKPWVKLPHVTPVQIVNARKIKKFLTGRLDAPIVSYPPFPGNEANYLRAQIARISAATQISPLGFYQFGEEEGDEEEEGGAGRDSYEENPDFEPITVGELVESLSNWVHHVQNILMQGRCTWVNPLQKAEEEEEEDEEEEKEDVEETQQEIGPPLLTPLSEDAEIQNTPPWSTEASTNLIPQYAIAVLQSNLWPGAYSFGTGRRFDNIYVGWGLKYSPDNYTPPELPSVQFEYPSGPEITEGTDPTVEEEQALKAAQEEALAAEEIEEEEEEDEDEDD